ACCGATCCAAATCTTCAGCCAATTTGCCAGCAAAGCCCTCTAAAGACTGGGGCCAAGGCTTCTAACCTGCGTTCTAACAAAGGTGGAAAGTTACGCGGTCAAGCTCGTGCCGAATATGTACATCAACTCAACCAAGCTAGGAAGAGTCAGCGAGCGGGACAAGTAGCAAATGCCTGCACCGGACTGCCGCAACTACCCCCAAGTTCCACTGCGCCGTCAACCTCCACAACCTCCACAACCTCTACCACTAACTCCACGAGCCAAACTTCTACCTCAGTTGAGGTGAATAACGTAAGATAAGCGTTTGCGAAACCTATGTCTCTGCTCGGATCTTGCAATGCCGTGTAACACTTCTTTCAATTTGCAAGATCTGCATCTTTGCTAAAGCACCTCTGGCCTCCAGGCTGGAGGTTTTCTCTTACTTCAGGTAGGGATTAGGGTCTCAATATCCGCCATTCAAGAAATTTGTTGTTAGACTCGTTCTAGCAGCTGGTAGCTACACAACATATCTAGTAAGCTTATTGACTGGTTTATTACTTTCTAAGCATCCAATCTAAGCATCTAACGACTGCCATTTCTTCACAGCAGATGTAACTTTTCTCCACACACTGCGAAAGCTGGAAATTAACTAGAACTGCTGACTCAATAGCGATTGCTATGAATTGGGCATTCCTGCATTGAGCAGGGTTAAGCACTTGGAGCGCTTGGGGGATTTGAGCCAGTCCATGCAGAACTAGATGAGCTACCTCATTTGTGTTCAATGGGAGGTTGGATATGGGACTCGCAACGATTAACCCAGCCACAGGAGAAACGCTTAAGACATTTGAACCCCTTACAGATGTAGAACTAGAAGCCAAACTTCATCAAGCAGACCGAACCTTTCAGGAATATCGAAAAACTGCGATCGCTCAACGGGCGGAGTGGATGCAAGCCGCCGCTCAGATTTTGGAGACGAATAAAGAGCATTTTGGCAAAATCATGACCCTGGAAATGGGCAAAACTCTCAAGTCAGCGATCGCTGAGGTCGAGAAGTGTGCCTGGGTCTGTCGCTACTACGCGGAAAACGCCGCAGAATTTTTGGCAGATGTCCCCGCTCAAACGGATGCTAGCCAAAGCTTTGTGCGCTACCAGCCCATTGGGGCAGTGCTCGCGGTGATGCCGTGGAATTTTCCCTTCTGGCAGGTCTTTCGCTTTGCAGCTCCAGCGCTAATGGTAGGCAATGTTGGCTTGCTAAAACATGCCTCAAACGTACCGCAGTGCGCCTTAGCCATCCAAGACGTTTTTGACAAAGCGGGTTTTCCACCTGGAGCGTTCCAAACGCTACTGATCGGCTCCGATCGCGTTGCGGCGCTTGTGGCAGACGATCGCGTTAAAGCCGCCGCCCTAACGGGGAGCGAACATGCTGGGGCTAGCCTCGCCTCTGCTTGTGGCAAGCAAATCAAAAAAACGGTATTGGAACTGGGCGGCAGTGACCCCTTTATTGTCTTAGAGAGCGCTGATTTAGAGGCTGCTGTCACCACCGCTGTAACTGCGCGCCTGCTAAATAACGGTCAATCTTGCATTGCTGGCAAACGCTTTATTATTGCTGAGGCGATCGCCGATGAGTTTGAGCGCCGCTTAGTTGAGAAGTATCAAGCGCTGAAAGTGGGCGATCCAATGGAACTCGACACCGATATTGGCCCCTTGGCTACCCCCGACATTCTGCAAGACTTAGACCATCAGGTGCAGGCTTGTCTAGAAAAAGGTGCAAGAGCCCCAGTCGGTGGGCATCCTATAAAAGAGCGCCCTGGCAACTTTTACGCCCCAACCATTCTCACCGATTTTCCGCCCGGTACCCCTGCTGACCAAGAAGAATTTTTTGGTCCGGTGGCCCTACTCTTTCGGGTGAAAGATATCGATGAGGCCATTCGCCTCGCTAATAGCACTTCTTTTGGCTTGGGAGCCAGTGCTTGGACCCAAGTAGCCGACGAAGCCAACCGCCTGATCGAAGAACTAGACGCGGGTGCTGTGTTTATTAACGGACTAGTCAAATCCGATCCGCGCTTGCCTTTTGGCGGTATCAAGCGATCGGGATATGGGCGAGAGTTGGGCATTCAGGGCATTCACGAATTCGTCAATATCAAAACCGTTTGGGTGAAATGACATGGGTGAAATAACAGGTCCAATCAACACCGCCGAACTGTTGGTTAAATGCCTCGAAAACGAAGGTGTTCGCTACGTGTTTGGCCTCCCCGGTGAAGAAAACCTCCACATGTTGGAAGCCTTAAGCCACTCTTCGATTCAGTTCATCACCACGCGGCATGAGCAGGGCGCTGCTTTTATGGCAGATGTGTATGGTCGCTTAACGGGACAAGCGGGCGTTTGCCTTTCCACCCTCGGCCCTGGGGCCACCAACTTAATGACTGGCGTGGCCGATGCTAATTTGGATCGCGCTCCGCTAGTTGCCATCACTGGGCAAGTGGGCACCGATCGCATGCACATTGAGTCGCACCAGTATCTCGACTTGGTGGCTATGTTTGCGCCCGTGACCAAGTGGAACGCCCAAATTGTTCGCCCTAGCAATACTCCAGAAATCGTTCGCAAAGCTTTCAAGATCGCGGAAAGTGAGAAACCGGGTGCTGTTCACATCGATCTACCAGAAAATATTGCTGCGATGACGGCCCCAGGCCAACCCCTGTCGAAGTGCTCGATGGAAAAAGTTTACGCTTCATTCCACAGCATTGAGCAAGCCGCTGCCGCCATTTCTGCCGCCAAGAATCCCATTATTCTGGTCGGGAATGGCACGATTCGAGCCCACGCGAGTGAAGCGTTAACCAAGTTTGCCACTGAACTCAATATTCCTGTGGCTAATACCTTCATGGGCAAAGGGGTGATTCCTTACACGCATCCTTTAGCTCTGTGGTCAGTGGGGTTACAACTGCGCGACTACATTAGTTGTGGATTCGATCGCGCTGATTTGGTGATTGCGATCGGTTACGACTTAATTGAGTATTCACCCAAGAAATGGAACCCCAACGGCACGATTCCAATTGTGCATATTGGACAAACCACCGCAGAAGTTGATAGCAGTTACATGCCGATTGCTGATGTGGTCGGGGATATTTCTGACTCTCTTGAAGAAATCCTGAAGCGCTCTAACCGCCAAGGTCAACCAGAGCCTTATGCGCTCAGCTTACGAGCAGAGATCCAGGCAGACTATGAACAATACGCCAAGGATGATGCTTTTCCGATCAAGCCGCAGAAAATAGTCTACGATTTGCGGCAAATCATGGGGCCAGAGGACGTTGTGATCTCCGATGTGGGCGCACACAAAATGTGGATGGCACGTCACTACCACTGCGATCGCCCCAATACCTGCATTATCTCTAACGGGTTTGCCGCAATGGGCATTGCCATTCCAGGCGCGATCGCGGCTAAGCTCGTGCATCCAGACCGGAAGGTAGTAGCGGTGACTGGAGACGGCGGCTTTATGATGAACTGCCAAGAGCTAGAAACCGCGCTGCGAGTCGGCACTGCTTTTGTCACGATTATCTTTAATGATGGTGGCTACGGCTTGATCGAATGGAAGCAACAAAACTATTACGGCCATTCTGCCTTTGTGAAGTTCACCAATCCTGACTTTGTCAAGCTAGCTGAAAGTATGGGCTTAAAAGGGTATCGAATTGAATCTGCAACCGATTTAATTCCAACCTTAAAAACTGCCCTAGCTCAGGATGTGCCAGCAGTAATTGATTGCCCAGTCGATTACAGCGAAAATCTGCGCTTTACCCAAAAAGCCGGAGATCTAAGTTGTGCGATGTAGTCGGTGACTTTAGGGTGTTCTGGCGGCGCTGCTTTAGCTTCTGCCAGAGCATCACCACTAGCTCTTTTTCCTGGGGGGCTAGGTGCGTCATTTCGCACCCCCAGAATTTAGTCACCTCATCTTGGTTAATGTTGTCTCGCTCAGGAGCGCCACTTGTACCCATAAGTTATGCTCCGTGAAAGGCTGCGAACCGAGTCTTGAGTTGATCTCTTTGATATTTAATAAAGATTTAATTAATTTCGCTGTGCGTAGCGTCACAAATAAAAGAATTTTGTACTTTTATGTCTAAGAAATTAAAAATCAAAGGTTAACCTTGCCTTTTGCTAAGCATATTTGCTCACTAAAAGTACAGAAATAGGGTAGGAGTCAGAAGGCTGATTTGTCTTCAAAAAGATTAAATTCGTTAGTCTGCAATGCTCTTTGACCTACCTCATGCCTTGCTAATCTAGGTAAGCAATGAATGCTTAATGCTAGTGCTAAAAGTGAATTCCCAAAAAGAGGCGATCGCAAATTTCTCCCATCAAAATTAGCTCAGCCGTTTTAGGCAAATTCTTGCCCCACTTCTTAGAGATTAGGGAATTGCAGGAGTCAAATCTGAGGTAATTGGTAGCAATAAGTCATCCAAGGCTGGAACGATGTATGAAATCACATTAGCTTGGACAGAAGGGGAGCAAGCAGAAACTAAAACGCTGCATCCCTGGCAGGCCACGAAACAATCCGGAGCCATTCGCATTGGTCGCGATCCAGATCGCTGTGATTGGGTACTGGCGCATCCCACCGTTTCCGGGTTGCACGTCGAGATCATTTTTCAGCCACAGCAACACCAGTTTTATCTCCGCAATCTTCGTGCCCAGAACCCACCCTTTGTAGACGGCTCCCGCTTAGAGCAAGGGGAAGTGGTGCTGCAAGTGGGTCGCAAGATTCGGTTAGGTGAATTAGAGCTGTACGTGACCGCGATCGCTCCCATCAAAACTACAGTACTTTTATCTCCTCAGCTTCTATCCCCACAGCTTCCTAGCCTGATTCCTACCTTCTCTGGTCCCCTAGTTCCCACTGCTCCGCCCGCTCTCTCAACCTATGGCCTTCAGTGTCCTAAGTGTCATCAGACCTCACCCTACGAGCACCTCCAGTCAGGTTGCCCTTGGTGTGGGACTTCCTTAGCAGCGGCAGCCAGTGTCATACTGTCGCCAAGATAATCTCACCAACGTAACCCATAGGTTAGCAAGAGCGGTATGACTGGGGCGGCACCACTACGGATTCAATTGAGCTGGTCAGAACCTCTGACGGGGGAGCGGCGATCGCCAGTGTTGACGGTGCCGATCGCCTTAGGACGAGAATTTGCCCAGTTGCCTACTCAGCTTGGAGAACAGCGCGTCTGCCGCGTTGCCCTAGCCAGTGACGAAATTTCTCGGTTCCACGCCTTGATCACCTTAGAACCTGATGGGTTGGTGGTCACGGATCAAAACAGTATCAATGGCACGCTAGTCAATGGTGTGTTGCATCACCGCAGTTTCTTGGCGAACGGAGACACGATCCAGATTGGCCCCTACGCGATCGCTATCTCTTTCGCCGTCACTCCTCCGGCACCTGCACCTCCTCTAACTCCCCCCTCCCTGGCTGCAACTCAGCTACCTGATCCTCGTTTTGCCGTCACAGAGTTACCGAGTGCAGAAGAAGCTAATCTAGCGGATGAATCCTTTCCACCTCCTCTGTTTCAAAATCAGCAAGTCTCAGTTCAGGATTTATTTGCGACAGGTTTGCCTGTGCGAGAAAGCGACTATGCCGCGATTGGGGCTGGATTAGGAAGCTTTTGCTGGGTCGATTTGCTCCGGATTTGTGGAGTCCACTCGGCTCAAGTGATCGCTTTAGGCATGGAGCCCCAACCCTACGCTCGTTATCAACGGTTGTGCCGCAACTCCCAAATTCCCTTACATGAGCGGCTACGCTCCAACTCTGATTCTTGCCCGGATAACATTTGG
This region of Trichocoleus desertorum NBK24 genomic DNA includes:
- a CDS encoding NAD-dependent succinate-semialdehyde dehydrogenase; this encodes MGLATINPATGETLKTFEPLTDVELEAKLHQADRTFQEYRKTAIAQRAEWMQAAAQILETNKEHFGKIMTLEMGKTLKSAIAEVEKCAWVCRYYAENAAEFLADVPAQTDASQSFVRYQPIGAVLAVMPWNFPFWQVFRFAAPALMVGNVGLLKHASNVPQCALAIQDVFDKAGFPPGAFQTLLIGSDRVAALVADDRVKAAALTGSEHAGASLASACGKQIKKTVLELGGSDPFIVLESADLEAAVTTAVTARLLNNGQSCIAGKRFIIAEAIADEFERRLVEKYQALKVGDPMELDTDIGPLATPDILQDLDHQVQACLEKGARAPVGGHPIKERPGNFYAPTILTDFPPGTPADQEEFFGPVALLFRVKDIDEAIRLANSTSFGLGASAWTQVADEANRLIEELDAGAVFINGLVKSDPRLPFGGIKRSGYGRELGIQGIHEFVNIKTVWVK
- a CDS encoding acetolactate synthase large subunit, with product MNTAELLVKCLENEGVRYVFGLPGEENLHMLEALSHSSIQFITTRHEQGAAFMADVYGRLTGQAGVCLSTLGPGATNLMTGVADANLDRAPLVAITGQVGTDRMHIESHQYLDLVAMFAPVTKWNAQIVRPSNTPEIVRKAFKIAESEKPGAVHIDLPENIAAMTAPGQPLSKCSMEKVYASFHSIEQAAAAISAAKNPIILVGNGTIRAHASEALTKFATELNIPVANTFMGKGVIPYTHPLALWSVGLQLRDYISCGFDRADLVIAIGYDLIEYSPKKWNPNGTIPIVHIGQTTAEVDSSYMPIADVVGDISDSLEEILKRSNRQGQPEPYALSLRAEIQADYEQYAKDDAFPIKPQKIVYDLRQIMGPEDVVISDVGAHKMWMARHYHCDRPNTCIISNGFAAMGIAIPGAIAAKLVHPDRKVVAVTGDGGFMMNCQELETALRVGTAFVTIIFNDGGYGLIEWKQQNYYGHSAFVKFTNPDFVKLAESMGLKGYRIESATDLIPTLKTALAQDVPAVIDCPVDYSENLRFTQKAGDLSCAM
- a CDS encoding FHA domain-containing protein yields the protein MYEITLAWTEGEQAETKTLHPWQATKQSGAIRIGRDPDRCDWVLAHPTVSGLHVEIIFQPQQHQFYLRNLRAQNPPFVDGSRLEQGEVVLQVGRKIRLGELELYVTAIAPIKTTVLLSPQLLSPQLPSLIPTFSGPLVPTAPPALSTYGLQCPKCHQTSPYEHLQSGCPWCGTSLAAAASVILSPR